In Penaeus monodon isolate SGIC_2016 chromosome 15, NSTDA_Pmon_1, whole genome shotgun sequence, a genomic segment contains:
- the LOC119581958 gene encoding ceramide synthase 6-like isoform X1, with the protein MTGSLECVSQMAAWMWHKFSSWFWNPDVWLPPNYNWEDLVPNEKIRYANWSDLWTYPIFMAFLAIGLRFLVLNKLVYRHIAQAVGLRDVKPRPVVPNETLEQLFLRCKKQPPENEIFQCARQLQWTERKVERWLRQRQAMTRLNKFTKFMECAWQCTYYTFIFFYGLYVMSDKSWLWDIRNCWYEYPNHSVDTDVWWYYMISLSFYWSMTFTHFFEAKRKDFWQMFIHHMVTIALITFSWTCNLTRIGTLVLIVHDCADIPLQLAKMSIYSGHKAFCDAVFAIFAVLWIITRVGIYPLWIVYSTAIEAPTILPMFPAYYIFNSLLIALLLLHVYWTYLILRIIATTITKGNVEDNRSSSDPSEVSEDNEEKKQN; encoded by the exons ATGACAGGATCCTTGGAGTGTGTCAGTCA GATGGCTGCGTGGATGTGGCACAAGTTTTCGAGCTGGTTCTGGAACCCTGATGTGTGGCTGCCCCCGAACTACAACTGGGAAGACCTCGTGCCCAACGAGAAGATTCGCTATGCTAACTGGAGTGATCTGTGGACGTATCCAATTTTCATGGCATTTTTAGCAATTGGCCTCCGTTTTTTGGTGCTCAATAAGCTTGTCTATCGACACATAGCTCAGGCAGTAGGCCTGAGAGATGTAAAGCCTCGTCCTGTGGTGCCTAATGAGACTCTAGAACAATTATTCCTTCGATGCAAAAAGCAACCACCAGAAAATGAAATTTTCCAATGTGCAAGACAATTGCAGTGGACAGAACGCAAAGTAGAAAGATGGTTACGGCAGAGGCAGGCCATGACTCGTCTCAATAAGTTCACCAAGTTTATGGAGTGTGCCTGGCAATGTACATATTATACCTTCATCTTTTTCTATGGCTTATATGTGATGTCAGATAAGTCTTGGCTTTGGGATATCCGCAATTGTTGGTATGAATACCCCAACCACAGTGTTGATACTGATGTCTGGTGGTACTACATgatatccctctccttctattgGTCCATGACCTTCACTCATTTCTTTGAAGCCAAGCGCAAAGATTTTTGGCAGATGTTTATCCACCACATGGTCACCATTGCACTCATCACTTTCTCTTGGACCTGCAACCTAACACGGATTGGAACATTAGTCCTCATTGTCCATGACTGTGCTGATATCCCCCTCCAGTTGGCAAAAATGAGCATCTATTCAGGGCACAAAGCTTTCTGTGATGCAGTCTTTGCCATCTTTGCTGTTTTGTGGATCATTACACGTGTTGGAATATACCCACTCTGGATTGTATACAGCACTGCCATTGAAGCACCAACAATTTTGCCCATGTTCCCTGCCTATTACATATTTAACTCTCTACTCATTGCTCTTTTGTTGTTGCATGTTTATTGGACATATTTGATTTTGCGCATCATAGCAACAACAATTACCAAGGGCAATGTTGAAGACAACCGGTCATCCTCAGATCCTTCAGAAGTGtctgaagacaatgaagaaaagaagcagaattAA
- the LOC119581958 gene encoding ceramide synthase 6-like isoform X2 encodes MAAWMWHKFSSWFWNPDVWLPPNYNWEDLVPNEKIRYANWSDLWTYPIFMAFLAIGLRFLVLNKLVYRHIAQAVGLRDVKPRPVVPNETLEQLFLRCKKQPPENEIFQCARQLQWTERKVERWLRQRQAMTRLNKFTKFMECAWQCTYYTFIFFYGLYVMSDKSWLWDIRNCWYEYPNHSVDTDVWWYYMISLSFYWSMTFTHFFEAKRKDFWQMFIHHMVTIALITFSWTCNLTRIGTLVLIVHDCADIPLQLAKMSIYSGHKAFCDAVFAIFAVLWIITRVGIYPLWIVYSTAIEAPTILPMFPAYYIFNSLLIALLLLHVYWTYLILRIIATTITKGNVEDNRSSSDPSEVSEDNEEKKQN; translated from the coding sequence ATGGCTGCGTGGATGTGGCACAAGTTTTCGAGCTGGTTCTGGAACCCTGATGTGTGGCTGCCCCCGAACTACAACTGGGAAGACCTCGTGCCCAACGAGAAGATTCGCTATGCTAACTGGAGTGATCTGTGGACGTATCCAATTTTCATGGCATTTTTAGCAATTGGCCTCCGTTTTTTGGTGCTCAATAAGCTTGTCTATCGACACATAGCTCAGGCAGTAGGCCTGAGAGATGTAAAGCCTCGTCCTGTGGTGCCTAATGAGACTCTAGAACAATTATTCCTTCGATGCAAAAAGCAACCACCAGAAAATGAAATTTTCCAATGTGCAAGACAATTGCAGTGGACAGAACGCAAAGTAGAAAGATGGTTACGGCAGAGGCAGGCCATGACTCGTCTCAATAAGTTCACCAAGTTTATGGAGTGTGCCTGGCAATGTACATATTATACCTTCATCTTTTTCTATGGCTTATATGTGATGTCAGATAAGTCTTGGCTTTGGGATATCCGCAATTGTTGGTATGAATACCCCAACCACAGTGTTGATACTGATGTCTGGTGGTACTACATgatatccctctccttctattgGTCCATGACCTTCACTCATTTCTTTGAAGCCAAGCGCAAAGATTTTTGGCAGATGTTTATCCACCACATGGTCACCATTGCACTCATCACTTTCTCTTGGACCTGCAACCTAACACGGATTGGAACATTAGTCCTCATTGTCCATGACTGTGCTGATATCCCCCTCCAGTTGGCAAAAATGAGCATCTATTCAGGGCACAAAGCTTTCTGTGATGCAGTCTTTGCCATCTTTGCTGTTTTGTGGATCATTACACGTGTTGGAATATACCCACTCTGGATTGTATACAGCACTGCCATTGAAGCACCAACAATTTTGCCCATGTTCCCTGCCTATTACATATTTAACTCTCTACTCATTGCTCTTTTGTTGTTGCATGTTTATTGGACATATTTGATTTTGCGCATCATAGCAACAACAATTACCAAGGGCAATGTTGAAGACAACCGGTCATCCTCAGATCCTTCAGAAGTGtctgaagacaatgaagaaaagaagcagaattAA